aataaaattttattaaaattactaaaattatattttatacttCATTAGTGATGTTTTAATGTAAGTTACAAAATTCAAATATCAACATATCGTATATTATTGATATAGGTTTAGATACGATTAAAAGTTGGTTTCACTTTTTTAATTTGAGAGCAACGAAgagaactaaattaaattaatcggttttataaataaataacccATACCATTGACTTTCATGTGTTATTTTGactattctttgttttgttctAAATATTCTGGATTGAgcaattttgctattttcatACCAGAATTGGGTCTatataatttctttattttatagatTAAAATTAGACATCTTTTGTTAACACTTTTCTCGATACCAAACCTACGATGtctataataattattagtcctttttctaaataacaaatataaatgcaccataatatataattaatattgaatataattaatattaattgttaggatttattttctaatataaATACACACATTCGATTTGGTTTAGTTtagcaattaaaaaaaaaaaagaatttgtctTCCAATCCAGTCTATCAATGTAATCGTCAATTTAGGTAATCTTCGATTGAAGGGGAGGTGATGAAGATGACAGGTGACTGAAGCGGCGTGACCAACCGCAGGCCAACGCAGTTAGCGAAGATTGTTTACGATCAGGAATTCTTACTGCGACCAACAGAATCAACGAGATAGAATGCTTGAGCAATTGATGGCGGGGAAGCCGAAAGTAAGTCCCTGGATGCATCCTATCCCGGAGAATCAGCAGTAGTTGCATGGTCAGATCAATCCAGGTCATTCAGACAAAGTCGGGTGACGTCGTCTTCCTTAAAGAAGAGATTACCAAAAGAGGCTTGAAGACATTGTCAGACATATCTTTTCAGCTTTTCTTTAATTTGCATATCAAACAGTACATATCCGTTTTCATTGGTTTGGTTTATTGTTgcaataaaaaatatttgaaatcgaCGATTAAAACATTGatgaaaaaaatcaattattttaatttaaagaaaatattaataaaatacttACATAGGAATAGTTGATTTCAACCAATAATTAACAAATCATAAAATGATAAATCGAAGGAAATAGAAGATTTGTAATTATAATAAACCATATAGTTCGACAATAATGATGgatcaaattacaaatttagaagTATAGTTGTTACAAACACCATAGTTTATGTCATTTTacctcaattatttttatttttttcgacTCAACATACTACACGGAAAGCTTTAAAAGGGCCAAGAATTTACCATCATTCAAACTCCTTATCCTGAgtgctttattattattttttatttttccttttgagTTGTTTATCTTcaaaatctatatatattattttaatttatttgttttattttgaagaACCCTAAACTTCAAATTATTTTGACATAATGAGAAGGAATTAAGGCACACATTGCGTAAGGgttcaacattttttttcctccaaaacgaaaaaagaaagaaagaaaacatgtGAGGCCATATTGGTCATTTCATTTGCCCACATTCAGTGATTAAAGCCATAAATAAAGAAAACTCCTTTTCAATCAATCCTCAATTTtcgaagttttttttttttttttttttttttttttttttttttttaaaattttaaaaaagcatAAGAGAAACATCCTTTTAGACCTAAATTTTCCAACAAAGGAATTAGTTATATTTCTCCCCCCCCTCTGTAGTCTATATAAACCCCTCAAAACCCATCCAATTTCCCCACCACAACACACCCACATTCTCAACTCTTTCGTCTCACTTTATTATGGCTCTTCACAAAACCTTATTCattcttttcctcttcctcaCTTTGGCCTCGGCTTCCACCTTTAACGTAGTCGATTTCGGTGCAAAACCCAACATCGGAACCGACTCATCGCAGGCGTTCGAGGAAGCTTGGGCTAGTGCATGTCGTGCAACGACAGCCGTGTCCATTTATGTTCCAAAAGGGAGATTCTATGTGAAAAGTATAGCATTTGAAGGGCCTTGCAATAATAATGATATCACTATACGAATTGATGGGACGCTTTTGGCTCCATCAAACTATGCTGTGATTGCAAATTCAGGAAATTGGATCACTTTTAAACGTGTTGATGGTGTTAACGTGTTTGGTGGCGTTCTTGATGCCCAAGGATTTGGATTATGGGCTTGCAAGAATTCCAAAAGCTCTTGCCCCTCCGGAGCCACGGTAAATTAAATTTGTCCAAATATTATTTAGTCTCCAATTTTAACTATGTACTTTTAATTTATACACATATGacatattacaattttttatataaaaatttagtttatttaaaaaaatgaaaaagactTTGAGCAGCGATTAGTGGACTAAAATTGAACCATATATATTTTAGCCCATGTTTTTTTTACGtaagttaccatttttatttatttccttccACGGagattttctttctaattataaaacattgtcaaatattattttttcctcCTCTGGTGCAGTCGTTGGAATTTTCCAATTCAAAGAATATAATGGTTAGTGGCTTAACGTCACTAAATAGTCAAATGTTCCACATAGTAATCAATGGTTGTCAAAATGTGAAAGCACAAGGACTGAAGATATCAGCTGCTGGTAATAGCCCAAACACCGACGGCATTCACGTAGCATTATCCTCAACGGTTACTATCCTCAACTCTATAATTGGCACGGGCGACGATTGCATTTCAATAGGTCCTGGCACGTCGAACTTGTGGATTGAGAATGTTGCTTGTGGACCTGGACATGGAATCAGGTActcaattgaaaaaaattaataaaagtttaACCTTGACAATTAAAGCTAAGAtataacttttatttggttatcAGCATTGGGAGTTTAGGAAGAGAAGTGCAAGAAGATGGTGTTGAGAATGTAACAGTTAAATCTGCTACATTCACAAACACACAAAATGGGGTCAGAATTAAAACATGGGGAAAGCCGAGCAATGGATTTGCAAGAAGCGTTATCTTTCAAGACATTGTAATGGTCAATGTGGAAAATCCTATCATTATTGATCAAAATTATTGCCCCGACAACAAAGGTTGTCCTGGACAGGTCAGTATGGATTTCCgttttaaaaaagtttttttttttcaatgcaTGTTTATGCAAGCAATTTAGTTATCTAatcacaacttttttttttctatagaatatttcttatcttatttattctttttgtataattaggATTCTGGAGTTAAAATCAGCGATGTGACATATCGAAACATACACGGAACATCAGCGACGCAAGTTGCGATGAAATTCGATTGTAGCTCGAAATTTCCATGCAATGACATAACTTTGGAGGATGTGGAGTTGAGTTATAAGAATGAAGCAGCTGAAGCTTCATGTAGTCATGCTGAAGGAAGTGCTGCTGGTTTAGTTCAGCCATCAAGTTGTTTGTAGACAGGTCTTAGAACTAtgtaatatataattttataattatattataaggtCCTCTAGGGTTAGCTAGGGATATGTTACCTGTCTTAGCATAGATAAGAATTGAAGTTCCAAGGTTGAGGTTATGGTACTAGCAAGTAGCAACCCACTATGGGGCGTGTTCGTTTCCAGAGTCAACATCGAGTTTTCTagatttttgtttaattagtttAGCACCTTTGATCAACATTAATTAATCTACTAGTGTCGACCATTTTATTGCTATTTTAAAGGTGAATGATTTTTATTACACTTACCTATCTATTACTCGTTATTTTAGTGGATTGAAATAAAACTTG
The sequence above is drawn from the Cucumis melo cultivar AY chromosome 2, USDA_Cmelo_AY_1.0, whole genome shotgun sequence genome and encodes:
- the LOC127148268 gene encoding polygalacturonase-like, with the translated sequence MALHKTLFILFLFLTLASASTFNVVDFGAKPNIGTDSSQAFEEAWASACRATTAVSIYVPKGRFYVKSIAFEGPCNNNDITIRIDGTLLAPSNYAVIANSGNWITFKRVDGVNVFGGVLDAQGFGLWACKNSKSSCPSGATSLEFSNSKNIMVSGLTSLNSQMFHIVINGCQNVKAQGLKISAAGNSPNTDGIHVALSSTVTILNSIIGTGDDCISIGPGTSNLWIENVACGPGHGISIGSLGREVQEDGVENVTVKSATFTNTQNGVRIKTWGKPSNGFARSVIFQDIVMVNVENPIIIDQNYCPDNKGCPGQDSGVKISDVTYRNIHGTSATQVAMKFDCSSKFPCNDITLEDVELSYKNEAAEASCSHAEGSAAGLVQPSSCL